A window of Corallococcus macrosporus DSM 14697 contains these coding sequences:
- a CDS encoding response regulator produces MSTHSTNVLLVDDSPTVRNIVKIYLMNLKVSTVEADDATRGLQILRLVPVSLVIEDINMPGMDGITFVKEVRASAMPQVRSVPILLLTAEKNVDLRQRGTEAGANAFIQKPVSHHELTETVRQFLTKA; encoded by the coding sequence GTGAGCACCCACAGCACCAACGTCTTGCTGGTGGACGACAGCCCGACGGTCCGCAACATCGTCAAGATCTACCTGATGAACCTCAAGGTCTCGACCGTCGAGGCCGACGATGCGACCCGGGGCCTGCAGATTCTCCGGCTGGTGCCGGTGAGCCTGGTCATCGAGGACATCAACATGCCGGGCATGGACGGCATCACCTTCGTGAAGGAGGTGCGGGCCAGCGCGATGCCGCAGGTCCGCTCGGTGCCCATCCTGCTGCTGACGGCGGAGAAGAACGTGGACCTGCGTCAGCGCGGTACCGAGGCCGGCGCCAACGCCTTCATCCAGAAGCCGGTGTCCCACCACGAGCTGACGGAAACGGTCCGCCAGTTCCTCACCAAGGCTTGA
- a CDS encoding 2-oxoglutarate dehydrogenase E1 component: protein MANFQDTFLSGANIDFIEGLYARYLEDPASVDASWREVFDRSNGAGRPIFSTKLLEPAPAPSAGKPNGKGAAPKAQAAAAQAPVAASAQATHDIALQARVDHVIFAFRLRGHLRAKLDPLGRPRPALEHVADVGLVDDSHFTEAEGEHLVETNGVFGDQRVRLSDLLARLRRTYTDTIGVEYMHMLDSQRRRWLMHRMEFAENRTDFSVEECRHILTKLSYAEGFEHFLHTKYVGAKRFSLDGGESLIPMLDALGEVATGMGLKEIVIGMAHRGRLNVLTNILGKKPDQIFSEFDGPRNPQAYLGRGDVKYHMGFSSDHTTRQGKKLHLSLAFNPSHLEAVDPVVEGRVRAKQDRGGDTERVGVMPLLIHGDAAFIGQGVVPETLNLSGLKGYTTGGTVHVVINNQVGFTTDPHDSRSSLYSTAIAQMLDIPIFHVNGDDPEACVHVAKLVAEYRQTFKTDVVIDLVCYRRYGHNEGDEPSFTQPAMYDIIRKHPTVRTLYAAKLAAQGKIPAEESEAIKQKCQREFDAALTRARQESQFKEPSALEGLWKPYQGGALKSAPNVSTAVDKQVLCDALRKLSTLPEGFNVHRDVERTVIKKRLGMLDSGELQWSEGESLAYATLLSEGYNIRITGQDSERGTFSHRHAVLHDVKTGEKFVPLRQFVSGKGKNGFHVYNSPLSEMGVLGFEYGYSLDVPDGLTAWEGQFGDFANGAQIIIDQFIAAGESKWRRLSGLTLLLPHGYEGQGPEHSSARLERFLDLCAEDNIQVCYPTTPAQIFHLLRRQVLRPVRKPLVIMSPKSLLRRPEATSKVDELATGTFQEVILDRVDPAGVTRLLLCSGKVYYDLVKARDERKDDSIAIVRLEQLYPFASDVLAGLIAKMPKLAELLWVQEEPRNAGAWHFMFPRLHDLASTQSKQQVKIGYIGRAEAASPATGFPKTHEYEQQLIIEEAILRGTKNGR, encoded by the coding sequence ATGGCGAATTTCCAGGACACGTTCCTTTCCGGCGCCAACATCGACTTCATCGAGGGCCTCTACGCCCGATACCTGGAGGACCCCGCCAGCGTGGATGCGAGCTGGCGCGAGGTCTTCGACCGCAGCAACGGCGCCGGCCGACCCATCTTCAGCACGAAGCTGCTGGAGCCGGCCCCGGCTCCCTCGGCGGGCAAGCCCAACGGAAAGGGCGCCGCGCCCAAGGCGCAGGCCGCGGCGGCGCAGGCCCCGGTGGCCGCGTCCGCGCAGGCCACCCACGACATCGCGCTGCAGGCGCGCGTGGACCACGTCATCTTCGCCTTCCGCCTGCGCGGCCACCTGCGCGCGAAGCTGGATCCGCTCGGCCGGCCGCGCCCGGCGCTGGAGCACGTGGCGGACGTGGGCCTGGTGGATGACAGCCACTTCACGGAGGCCGAGGGCGAGCACCTGGTGGAGACCAACGGCGTGTTCGGCGACCAGCGCGTGCGCCTTTCGGACCTGCTGGCGCGCCTGCGCCGCACGTACACGGACACCATCGGCGTCGAGTACATGCACATGCTCGACAGCCAGCGCCGCCGCTGGCTGATGCACCGGATGGAGTTCGCGGAGAACCGCACCGACTTCTCCGTGGAGGAGTGCCGGCACATCCTCACCAAGCTGTCCTACGCGGAGGGCTTCGAGCACTTCCTGCACACGAAGTACGTGGGCGCCAAGCGCTTCAGCCTGGACGGCGGCGAGTCCCTCATCCCCATGCTGGACGCGCTGGGCGAGGTGGCCACCGGCATGGGCCTGAAGGAGATCGTCATCGGCATGGCCCACCGCGGCCGCCTCAACGTGCTGACGAACATCCTGGGCAAGAAGCCGGATCAGATCTTCAGCGAGTTCGACGGTCCCCGCAACCCGCAGGCCTACCTGGGCCGCGGCGACGTGAAGTACCACATGGGCTTCTCGTCGGACCACACCACGCGCCAGGGCAAGAAGCTGCACCTGTCGCTGGCCTTCAACCCCAGCCACCTGGAGGCGGTGGACCCGGTGGTGGAGGGCCGCGTGCGCGCCAAGCAGGACCGCGGCGGGGACACCGAGCGCGTCGGCGTGATGCCGCTGCTCATCCACGGCGACGCGGCCTTCATCGGCCAGGGCGTGGTGCCGGAGACGCTCAACCTGTCCGGCCTCAAGGGCTACACCACGGGCGGCACGGTCCACGTCGTCATCAACAACCAGGTCGGCTTCACCACCGACCCGCACGACTCGCGCTCGTCCCTCTACTCCACCGCCATCGCGCAGATGCTGGACATCCCCATCTTCCACGTGAATGGAGATGACCCGGAGGCCTGCGTCCACGTGGCGAAGCTGGTGGCCGAGTACCGCCAGACGTTCAAGACGGACGTGGTCATCGACCTGGTCTGCTACCGCCGCTACGGCCACAACGAGGGTGACGAGCCCTCGTTCACGCAGCCGGCGATGTACGACATCATCCGCAAGCACCCGACGGTGCGCACGCTCTACGCGGCGAAGCTGGCGGCGCAGGGCAAGATTCCGGCCGAGGAGTCGGAGGCCATCAAGCAGAAGTGCCAGCGGGAGTTCGACGCGGCGCTGACCCGCGCGCGCCAGGAGAGCCAGTTCAAGGAGCCCAGCGCGCTGGAAGGCCTGTGGAAGCCCTACCAGGGCGGCGCGCTGAAGAGCGCGCCGAACGTGTCCACCGCGGTGGACAAGCAGGTGCTCTGCGATGCGCTGCGCAAGCTGTCCACGCTGCCGGAGGGCTTCAACGTCCACCGCGACGTGGAGCGCACCGTCATCAAGAAGCGCCTGGGCATGCTGGACAGCGGCGAGCTGCAGTGGAGCGAGGGCGAGTCGCTGGCCTACGCCACGCTGCTCTCCGAGGGCTACAACATCCGCATCACCGGCCAGGACAGCGAGCGCGGCACCTTCAGCCACCGCCACGCGGTGCTGCACGACGTGAAGACGGGCGAGAAGTTCGTCCCGCTGCGCCAGTTCGTCAGCGGCAAGGGGAAGAACGGCTTCCACGTCTACAACAGCCCGCTGTCGGAGATGGGCGTGCTCGGCTTCGAGTACGGCTACAGCCTGGACGTGCCGGACGGCCTGACGGCCTGGGAAGGCCAGTTCGGTGACTTCGCCAACGGCGCGCAGATCATCATCGACCAGTTCATCGCCGCCGGTGAGAGCAAGTGGCGCCGCCTGAGCGGCCTCACCCTGCTGCTGCCGCACGGCTATGAAGGCCAGGGCCCGGAGCACTCCAGCGCGCGCCTGGAGCGCTTCCTGGACCTGTGCGCCGAGGACAACATCCAGGTCTGCTACCCCACCACGCCCGCGCAGATCTTCCACCTGCTGCGCCGCCAGGTGCTGCGCCCGGTGCGCAAGCCGCTGGTCATCATGTCGCCCAAGAGCCTGCTGCGCCGGCCGGAGGCCACCAGCAAGGTGGACGAGCTGGCCACGGGCACCTTCCAGGAAGTCATCCTGGACCGGGTGGACCCGGCGGGCGTGACGCGGCTGCTGCTGTGCAGCGGCAAGGTGTACTACGACCTGGTGAAGGCGCGGGACGAGCGCAAGGACGACAGCATCGCCATCGTCCGGCTGGAGCAGCTCTACCCGTTCGCCTCGGACGTGCTGGCGGGGCTCATCGCGAAGATGCCGAAGCTCGCGGAGCTGCTGTGGGTGCAGGAGGAGCCGCGCAACGCCGGCGCGTGGCACTTCATGTTCCCCCGCCTGCACGACCTGGCCTCCACGCAGTCGAAGCAGCAGGTGAAGATCGGCTACATCGGTCGCGCCGAAGCCGCCAGCCCCGCCACGGGCTTCCCCAAGACGCACGAATACGAGCAGCAGCTCATCATCGAGGAAGCCATCCTCCGAGGGACCAAGAATGGCCGTTGA
- a CDS encoding S9 family peptidase, translating into MRHVLTAALLLASASSFAQEQKPLTMSKTQRSQDPFLRQFSETRRFMSGRPGGVRITPDEKSVLFLRTQPTSNVQTLYAFDVESGQTRELLTPEAILKGAEETLTPEEKARRERMRVSARGFTSFQVSEDGNRLLVPLSGRLYVVERAGNKVTELKTGPGTLDPRFSPDGKQVAYVREHDVYRIDVAANRERRVTKGGTEAKSHGVAEFVAQEEMGRFTGYWWSPDAKSIAYTEADTTEVEKLTIVDVMHPERGGEDFAYPRPGKANAKVRLGITPVTGGRTVWAQWDAAKYPYLATVRWPERGPLTVLVQNREQTEQKLLAVDPRTGKSRELLTETDSAWLNLEQAFPLWLDDGSGFLWYTERNGGPEVELRKADGSLARSLVKPDAGFRSLARYVQESGTLYFNGGPNPTQSHLWRVKDGGAPEKVTAGGDIESGAVSKRGALVVMNAHGLKSMPKTLVVRGDGTRVGELPSVAKEPPYTPNVELRQVGPRRFWTSLVRPRDFKPGKKLPVIVEVYGGPTTTVVHQSMAAHLMSQWVADQGFLVVKIDGRGTPLRGAKWEREVKGDFAGVTIEDQADAIKELAKVVPELDLNRVGISGWSFGGYMAALGVLKRPDIFKAGVAGAPVVDWLDYDTHYTERYLGVPQQRPEAYEKSSLLTYAQQDKPMGKLLLIHGTADDNVYFFHTLKLSDALFRAGKPHDLLPLSGLTHMVPDPLVTERQWERVMDHFKRHL; encoded by the coding sequence ATGCGCCACGTCCTCACCGCCGCGCTCCTGCTTGCGAGCGCCTCGTCCTTCGCCCAGGAGCAGAAGCCCCTGACCATGTCCAAGACGCAGCGGTCGCAAGACCCCTTCCTGCGCCAGTTCTCGGAGACGCGCCGCTTCATGAGCGGCCGGCCCGGCGGCGTGCGCATCACCCCCGACGAGAAGAGCGTGCTCTTCCTCCGCACCCAGCCCACGTCCAACGTGCAGACGCTCTACGCGTTCGACGTGGAGAGCGGACAGACGCGCGAGCTGCTCACGCCCGAGGCCATCCTCAAGGGCGCCGAGGAGACCCTCACGCCGGAGGAGAAGGCCCGCCGTGAGCGCATGCGCGTCAGCGCCCGGGGCTTCACCAGCTTCCAGGTGTCCGAGGACGGCAACCGCCTGCTGGTGCCGCTGTCCGGCCGCCTCTACGTGGTGGAGCGCGCCGGCAACAAGGTGACGGAGCTGAAGACGGGCCCCGGCACGTTGGACCCGCGCTTCTCCCCGGACGGCAAGCAGGTGGCGTACGTGCGGGAGCACGACGTGTACCGCATCGACGTGGCGGCCAACCGCGAGCGGCGCGTCACCAAGGGCGGCACCGAGGCGAAGTCGCACGGCGTGGCCGAGTTCGTCGCCCAGGAGGAGATGGGCCGCTTCACCGGCTACTGGTGGAGCCCGGACGCGAAGTCCATCGCGTACACGGAGGCGGACACGACGGAGGTGGAGAAGCTCACCATCGTCGACGTGATGCACCCCGAGCGCGGCGGCGAGGACTTCGCGTACCCGCGCCCCGGCAAGGCCAACGCCAAGGTGCGCCTGGGGATTACGCCCGTCACGGGCGGGCGCACCGTGTGGGCGCAGTGGGACGCGGCGAAGTACCCGTACCTGGCCACCGTGCGGTGGCCCGAGCGCGGCCCGCTCACCGTGCTGGTGCAGAACCGGGAGCAGACGGAGCAGAAGCTGCTCGCGGTGGACCCGCGCACGGGCAAGTCGCGGGAGCTGCTGACGGAGACGGACAGCGCCTGGCTCAACCTGGAGCAGGCCTTCCCGCTGTGGCTGGACGATGGCAGCGGCTTCCTCTGGTACACCGAGCGCAACGGCGGCCCGGAGGTGGAGCTGCGCAAGGCGGACGGCTCGCTGGCGCGCAGCCTGGTGAAGCCGGACGCGGGCTTCCGCTCGCTGGCGCGCTACGTCCAGGAGAGCGGCACGCTCTACTTCAACGGCGGCCCCAACCCCACGCAGAGCCACCTGTGGCGCGTGAAGGACGGCGGCGCCCCGGAGAAGGTGACGGCGGGCGGTGACATCGAGTCGGGCGCGGTGTCCAAGCGCGGCGCGCTGGTGGTGATGAACGCCCATGGCCTCAAGTCCATGCCCAAGACGCTGGTGGTGCGCGGTGACGGCACCCGCGTGGGCGAGCTGCCCTCGGTGGCCAAGGAGCCGCCCTACACGCCCAACGTGGAGCTGCGGCAGGTGGGCCCGCGGCGCTTCTGGACCTCGCTGGTGCGCCCGCGCGACTTCAAGCCCGGCAAGAAGCTGCCCGTCATCGTGGAGGTGTACGGCGGCCCCACCACCACCGTGGTCCACCAGAGCATGGCCGCGCACCTGATGTCGCAGTGGGTGGCGGACCAGGGCTTCCTCGTCGTGAAGATTGACGGCCGCGGCACCCCGCTGCGCGGCGCGAAGTGGGAGCGCGAGGTGAAGGGCGACTTCGCCGGCGTCACCATCGAAGACCAGGCGGACGCCATCAAGGAGCTGGCCAAGGTCGTCCCGGAGCTTGACTTGAACCGCGTGGGCATCTCCGGCTGGAGCTTCGGCGGGTACATGGCCGCCCTGGGCGTGCTCAAGCGCCCGGACATCTTCAAGGCCGGCGTGGCCGGCGCGCCGGTGGTGGACTGGCTGGACTACGACACCCACTACACCGAGCGCTACCTGGGCGTGCCGCAGCAGCGCCCGGAGGCCTACGAGAAGAGCTCGCTGCTGACGTACGCGCAGCAGGACAAGCCCATGGGCAAGCTGCTGCTCATCCACGGCACCGCGGACGACAACGTGTACTTCTTCCACACGCTGAAGCTGAGCGACGCGCTCTTCCGCGCCGGCAAGCCGCACGACCTGCTGCCGCTCAGCGGCCTGACGCACATGGTGCCCGACCCGCTCGTCACCGAGCGCCAGTGGGAGCGCGTCATGGACCACTTCAAGCGCCACCTGTAG
- a CDS encoding CheR family methyltransferase — protein sequence MSGALDPRLLARAREVVASITGFRNDAIAAEAVERVLRAELGRGRGPADLLGELLHPVSHLGTALVKAILVGETYFFRHPEHFRFISHEAVPAALQRGALALRGWSAGCASGEEAYSLAACLQASVPHGFPVEVLGTDLHEASLESARRATYGTWSRRESAPRLFPLYSETGEREVTILPPVRRITTFAQANLLAPLPERFGRFDFILCRNVLTYFTPAARDAAISLLSRTLNPGGWLFLGAVEVDRVPAGMVREGPPELQAFRLLTPEELHAREAAASRAAARAWPVAAAPPRRPLTPLLPVPAREEAVAPPPPPTRLHLNALERIEEGDEVGASSVLEALVRQAPDYLPGLLELALLRERSGAREGAVPLMRALRSRAERLPPDQLVEGPEALPARFYQASADAYLNQGALE from the coding sequence ATGAGCGGAGCGCTCGACCCGCGGCTGCTCGCCCGCGCGCGGGAGGTGGTGGCCAGCATCACGGGGTTTCGCAATGACGCCATCGCCGCCGAGGCGGTGGAGCGCGTGCTGCGCGCGGAGCTGGGCCGTGGGCGCGGCCCCGCGGACCTCCTGGGGGAGCTGCTGCACCCCGTCTCCCACCTGGGCACCGCGCTGGTGAAGGCCATCCTGGTGGGGGAGACGTACTTCTTCCGCCACCCGGAGCACTTCCGCTTCATCTCCCATGAGGCGGTGCCCGCGGCGCTCCAGCGGGGCGCCCTGGCCCTGCGGGGCTGGAGCGCGGGCTGCGCGTCCGGCGAGGAGGCGTATTCGCTGGCCGCGTGCCTCCAGGCGTCGGTGCCCCACGGCTTCCCGGTGGAGGTGCTGGGCACGGACCTCCACGAGGCCAGCCTGGAGTCGGCGCGCCGCGCCACCTACGGGACGTGGTCCCGCCGCGAGTCCGCGCCGCGCCTGTTCCCGCTCTATTCGGAGACGGGCGAGCGCGAGGTCACCATCCTCCCGCCCGTCCGTCGCATCACCACCTTCGCCCAGGCGAACCTGCTGGCGCCGCTGCCCGAGCGCTTCGGCCGCTTCGACTTCATCCTCTGCCGCAACGTGCTGACCTACTTCACCCCCGCCGCGCGTGACGCGGCCATCTCCCTCCTGTCGCGCACGCTCAACCCCGGCGGCTGGCTGTTCCTGGGCGCCGTGGAGGTGGACCGCGTCCCCGCGGGCATGGTCCGCGAGGGGCCGCCGGAGCTGCAGGCCTTCCGCCTCCTCACGCCGGAGGAGCTGCACGCGCGCGAGGCCGCCGCGTCCCGCGCCGCCGCCCGCGCCTGGCCGGTGGCCGCCGCGCCGCCGCGCCGTCCGCTGACGCCGCTGCTACCCGTCCCCGCGCGGGAGGAGGCCGTGGCGCCTCCGCCGCCGCCCACGCGGCTGCACCTGAACGCGCTGGAGCGCATCGAGGAAGGTGACGAGGTGGGCGCGTCCTCCGTGCTGGAGGCCCTGGTCCGCCAGGCGCCGGACTACCTGCCGGGGCTGCTGGAGCTGGCCCTGCTGCGGGAGCGCTCCGGGGCGCGGGAGGGCGCGGTGCCGCTGATGCGGGCCCTGCGCTCGCGCGCTGAGCGGCTTCCACCCGACCAGCTCGTGGAGGGGCCGGAGGCCCTGCCCGCGCGCTTCTACCAGGCGTCCGCTGACGCCTACCTCAACCAGGGGGCGCTCGAATGA
- a CDS encoding cold-shock protein, which translates to MATGTVKWFNDAKGFGFITQDGGGEDVFCHHTAINMDGFRTLAEGQKVEFEVTRGPKGLQAQNVRAAG; encoded by the coding sequence ATGGCAACCGGTACCGTGAAGTGGTTCAACGACGCGAAGGGCTTTGGCTTCATCACCCAGGACGGCGGTGGTGAGGACGTGTTCTGCCACCACACCGCCATCAACATGGACGGCTTCCGCACCCTGGCCGAGGGCCAGAAGGTGGAGTTCGAAGTCACCCGTGGTCCCAAGGGCCTGCAGGCGCAGAACGTCCGCGCCGCCGGCTAA
- a CDS encoding UPF0489 family protein produces the protein METQDDAPRHLRLAGVIRLGLGGGRGPQDAYVFDPHRLALPAWACALGDTGGPALLVSLDRHLDTVVPRAPAAVPDRAAGLRALDEHARYALDVRNYDHILAAMEAGLVGDALLIARARPRGAFAGDTYVDSRGRPHRLVAVPTVDRAAEAYSRPAPGDAVRDVLDAAGRVLLDVDLDCFTSLSDADPTTVLPWPQQVIREFLLPEDSEPFWDAVLGKTVALTLAREPHHCGGLLASGALFRDAAQVLFRELLRTEPP, from the coding sequence ATGGAAACGCAAGACGACGCCCCGCGGCACCTGCGCCTGGCCGGCGTCATCCGCCTGGGCCTGGGCGGCGGGCGGGGCCCCCAGGACGCCTATGTGTTCGACCCGCACCGGCTCGCCCTGCCCGCCTGGGCCTGCGCCCTGGGTGACACGGGAGGCCCCGCCCTCCTGGTGAGCCTGGACCGGCACCTGGACACCGTGGTGCCCCGGGCCCCCGCCGCCGTGCCGGACCGCGCGGCCGGGCTGCGCGCGCTGGACGAGCACGCCCGCTATGCGTTGGACGTCCGCAACTATGACCACATCCTCGCGGCCATGGAGGCGGGGCTGGTGGGGGACGCGCTGCTCATCGCCCGCGCCCGCCCCCGCGGCGCCTTCGCCGGGGACACCTACGTGGACAGCCGCGGCCGGCCGCACCGGCTGGTGGCGGTGCCCACCGTGGACCGGGCGGCGGAGGCCTACAGCCGCCCGGCCCCCGGCGACGCGGTGCGCGACGTGCTGGACGCGGCCGGGCGGGTGCTGCTGGACGTGGACCTGGACTGCTTCACCTCGCTGAGCGACGCGGACCCGACCACCGTGCTGCCCTGGCCCCAGCAGGTGATTCGCGAGTTCCTGCTCCCGGAGGACTCGGAGCCCTTCTGGGACGCGGTGCTGGGCAAGACGGTGGCGCTGACGCTGGCGCGCGAGCCGCACCACTGCGGCGGGCTGCTCGCGTCCGGGGCGCTGTTCCGGGACGCGGCCCAGGTGCTGTTCCGGGAGCTCCTGCGCACCGAGCCCCCGTAG
- the fabI gene encoding enoyl-ACP reductase FabI, protein MLLQGKKLLITGVLTPQSLAYGIAEHALAQGAEVLLTGFGRARSLTERSARRLKPGLDVLELDVTNPAHFPALTDALRQRWDRVDGVLHSIAFAPEDALGGNFLNTPWESVQTAFRISAFSLKELSVACLPLMTQGGSIVTLDFDNRVAWPIYDWMGVCKAALEATVRYLARDLGPRGIRVNALAAGPLSTIAAKGIPGFKALERGWGTQAPLGWSAKDSHDLVARTACALLSDWLPSTTGEMIHVDGGYHAIGAPPVTPDADELPPKPAGE, encoded by the coding sequence ATGCTGCTCCAAGGCAAGAAGCTGCTCATCACCGGGGTGCTGACGCCCCAGTCCCTGGCCTACGGCATCGCCGAGCACGCGCTGGCACAGGGGGCCGAGGTGCTCCTCACCGGCTTCGGCCGGGCCAGGTCCCTCACCGAGCGGAGCGCCAGGCGCCTCAAGCCGGGGCTGGACGTGTTGGAGCTGGACGTCACCAACCCCGCCCACTTCCCGGCGCTGACGGACGCGCTCCGCCAGCGCTGGGACCGGGTGGACGGTGTGTTGCATTCCATCGCCTTCGCGCCCGAAGATGCTTTGGGTGGCAACTTCCTCAACACGCCCTGGGAGAGCGTCCAGACGGCGTTCCGCATCTCCGCGTTCTCGCTGAAGGAGCTGTCGGTGGCGTGCCTGCCGCTGATGACGCAGGGGGGCTCCATCGTCACGCTGGACTTCGACAACCGCGTCGCCTGGCCCATCTACGACTGGATGGGCGTGTGCAAGGCGGCCCTGGAGGCCACGGTGCGCTACCTGGCGCGGGATCTGGGCCCCAGGGGCATCCGGGTGAACGCCCTGGCCGCCGGCCCCCTGTCCACCATCGCCGCCAAGGGAATCCCGGGATTCAAGGCCCTGGAGCGCGGCTGGGGCACCCAGGCGCCCCTGGGCTGGAGCGCCAAGGACAGCCACGACCTGGTGGCCCGCACCGCGTGTGCCCTGCTGTCGGACTGGCTGCCCTCCACCACGGGCGAAATGATCCACGTGGACGGTGGCTACCACGCCATTGGCGCCCCCCCGGTGACGCCCGACGCGGACGAGCTGCCGCCCAAGCCGGCCGGCGAGTAG
- the odhB gene encoding 2-oxoglutarate dehydrogenase complex dihydrolipoyllysine-residue succinyltransferase, which yields MAVEIKVPPLGESITEAVVGKWNKKQGDAVTADEPLVVLETDKVTIDVPAPSAGALSSIAFKEGDKVRVGEVLGLIEAGAGAPAAKPAAAPAPAAAPAPAAEAPAASDARSTPTARKVAEENRVDISQVKGSGAGGRVHKDDVLGQLNRPAAPAAPAQPAGPRPNAAREERVRMTPLRKRVAERLIQAQSTAAMLTTFNEVDMGEVMALRKKYNEKFQQKHGVKLGFMSFFIRASVEALKAFPQINAEIDGEDVIFKHYYDIGVAVSGSRGLVVPVVRNADKQGLADLEKSVGELGSKARNDKLALSDLQGGTFTITNGGIFGSMLSTPILNPPQTGILGMHNIVERPVARDGQVVIRPIMYIALTYDHRLVDGREAVQFLVRVKECIEDPERLLLDV from the coding sequence ATGGCCGTTGAAATCAAAGTGCCCCCCCTGGGCGAATCCATCACCGAAGCCGTCGTCGGCAAGTGGAACAAGAAGCAGGGTGACGCCGTCACCGCCGACGAGCCGCTCGTCGTCCTGGAGACCGACAAGGTCACCATCGACGTGCCGGCCCCGTCCGCGGGCGCGCTGTCCAGCATCGCCTTCAAGGAGGGCGACAAGGTCCGCGTGGGCGAGGTGCTCGGCCTCATCGAGGCGGGCGCCGGCGCTCCCGCCGCGAAGCCCGCCGCCGCTCCGGCGCCTGCCGCCGCGCCCGCCCCCGCCGCCGAGGCGCCCGCGGCGTCCGACGCGCGCTCCACGCCCACCGCTCGCAAGGTGGCCGAGGAGAACCGGGTGGACATCTCCCAGGTGAAGGGCAGCGGCGCCGGTGGCCGCGTGCACAAGGACGACGTGCTGGGTCAGCTCAACCGCCCGGCCGCGCCCGCCGCCCCGGCCCAGCCCGCCGGCCCCCGTCCGAACGCCGCCCGTGAGGAGCGCGTGCGGATGACGCCGCTGCGCAAGCGCGTGGCCGAGCGCCTCATCCAGGCCCAGTCCACCGCCGCCATGCTCACCACCTTCAACGAGGTGGACATGGGCGAGGTGATGGCCCTGCGCAAGAAGTACAACGAGAAGTTCCAGCAGAAGCACGGCGTGAAGCTCGGCTTCATGAGCTTCTTCATCCGCGCCTCCGTCGAGGCCCTCAAGGCCTTCCCGCAGATCAACGCGGAGATTGACGGCGAGGACGTCATCTTCAAGCACTACTACGACATCGGCGTGGCCGTGAGCGGCAGCCGCGGTCTGGTGGTGCCGGTGGTGCGCAACGCGGACAAGCAGGGCCTGGCGGACCTGGAGAAGTCCGTGGGCGAGCTGGGCAGCAAGGCGCGCAACGACAAGCTGGCCCTGTCCGACCTGCAGGGTGGCACCTTCACCATCACCAACGGCGGCATCTTCGGCTCCATGCTGTCCACGCCCATCCTGAACCCGCCGCAGACGGGCATCCTGGGCATGCACAACATCGTCGAGCGCCCCGTGGCCCGCGACGGCCAGGTCGTCATCCGGCCCATCATGTACATCGCCCTCACCTACGACCACCGCCTGGTGGACGGCCGCGAGGCGGTGCAGTTCCTGGTGCGCGTGAAGGAGTGCATCGAGGACCCGGAGCGCCTGCTCCTGGACGTCTGA
- a CDS encoding response regulator produces the protein MSLPSLLLVDDSDAILALERAILSGHYTIHTASNGREALEKVGRLRPAAVLLDLSMPEMDGDEVLQRMKADPATADIPVIIISSEKSRAEACLGLGAEAFLAKPFRADELLQTVGEAMASARQRARTGSLLVLRVTVGELEFAIPLDAVREVLLHPATRPLPTGPVYLREYVEVRGAALCVLDVARRLGVEHKLSRVERMLVVIEAEGVSLALAVDAVKDPEEYAAADIDRRERVGGAEHGPLREGLIGMLKVGGRSLPILDPRVFVSRGLLRELPAMLEAAEAGRDA, from the coding sequence GTGAGCCTGCCGTCCCTGCTGCTCGTCGACGACAGCGACGCGATTCTCGCGCTGGAGCGGGCCATCCTCTCCGGCCACTACACCATCCACACCGCCAGCAACGGCCGCGAGGCCCTGGAGAAGGTGGGGCGCCTGCGTCCGGCGGCGGTGTTGCTTGATTTGTCCATGCCGGAGATGGACGGCGATGAGGTCCTCCAGCGGATGAAGGCGGACCCGGCCACGGCCGACATCCCCGTCATCATCATCTCCTCGGAGAAGTCCCGCGCGGAGGCCTGCCTGGGCCTGGGCGCGGAGGCGTTCCTGGCCAAGCCGTTCCGCGCGGACGAGCTGCTGCAGACGGTGGGCGAGGCCATGGCGAGCGCGCGGCAGCGGGCGCGCACGGGCTCGCTGCTGGTGCTGCGCGTGACGGTGGGCGAGCTGGAGTTCGCCATCCCCCTGGACGCGGTGCGGGAGGTGCTGCTGCATCCGGCGACCCGGCCGCTGCCCACCGGGCCCGTGTACCTGCGCGAATACGTGGAGGTGCGGGGCGCGGCGCTGTGCGTGCTGGACGTGGCGCGCCGGCTGGGCGTGGAGCACAAGCTGTCGCGCGTGGAGCGCATGCTCGTCGTCATCGAGGCGGAGGGCGTGTCGCTGGCGCTGGCCGTGGACGCGGTGAAGGACCCGGAGGAGTACGCGGCGGCGGACATCGACCGGCGCGAGCGCGTGGGCGGCGCCGAACATGGCCCGCTGCGCGAGGGGCTCATCGGCATGCTGAAGGTGGGGGGGCGCTCGCTGCCCATCCTGGACCCGCGGGTGTTCGTCTCGCGGGGGCTCCTGCGGGAGCTGCCCGCCATGCTCGAGGCCGCGGAGGCCGGGCGGGACGCATGA